From a single Methylosinus sp. H3A genomic region:
- a CDS encoding amino acid ABC transporter substrate-binding protein, translating into MISRFSRRIILLGGFLLLAAAAQAATLEQAQKRGFLICGASNGLPGFAHQDEAGRWSGFDVDFCRALAAAIFDDPDKMRFVTLSAKDRVKSLQSGMVDLLARGAAWTLSRDAGQGLSYAAISFFDGQGFLARKKSIASLRDLGGLSVCVQQGTPFELDLVDSRREGVKPIEPRLFPTFEEAATAYSDGKCEALTADLSTLAAKRQELAAPGDHAILPELIDKEPLGPIVRQGDDQWFDIVRWTHFAMVDAEELGVTSANADEQLKSADPRVRRLLGVDGGRVEGLGLEADWVYRIVKHVGNYGEVFERNLGSGSPIGLDRRLNALWTKGGLMYAPPVR; encoded by the coding sequence ATGATCTCTCGCTTCTCTCGCCGCATCATCCTCCTCGGGGGCTTTCTGCTGCTCGCCGCCGCCGCGCAGGCCGCCACGCTCGAGCAGGCGCAAAAGCGCGGCTTCCTGATCTGCGGCGCGAGCAATGGCCTGCCCGGCTTCGCGCATCAGGACGAGGCCGGCCGCTGGAGCGGCTTCGACGTCGACTTCTGCCGCGCGCTCGCCGCCGCCATTTTCGACGATCCCGATAAAATGCGCTTCGTGACGCTCTCGGCCAAGGATCGCGTGAAGTCGCTGCAATCGGGCATGGTCGATCTATTGGCGCGTGGCGCCGCTTGGACGCTGTCGCGCGACGCGGGGCAGGGGCTCTCCTATGCGGCGATCAGCTTTTTCGACGGGCAGGGATTTCTCGCCCGGAAAAAATCCATCGCCTCGCTGCGCGATCTCGGCGGCCTATCGGTCTGCGTGCAGCAGGGCACGCCCTTCGAGCTCGATCTCGTCGATTCTCGGCGCGAGGGCGTCAAGCCGATAGAGCCGCGGCTCTTTCCCACATTCGAAGAGGCGGCCACGGCCTATTCCGACGGCAAATGCGAGGCGCTCACCGCCGACCTCTCGACGCTCGCGGCCAAGCGGCAGGAGCTCGCCGCGCCCGGCGATCATGCGATTCTTCCCGAGCTCATCGACAAGGAGCCGCTCGGCCCCATCGTGCGGCAGGGCGACGACCAATGGTTCGACATCGTCCGCTGGACGCATTTCGCCATGGTGGACGCCGAGGAGCTCGGCGTGACCTCCGCCAATGCGGACGAGCAGCTGAAATCCGCCGATCCCCGCGTGCGGCGCCTGCTCGGCGTCGACGGCGGCCGTGTGGAGGGGCTCGGGCTCGAGGCTGACTGGGTCTATCGCATCGTCAAACATGTCGGCAATTACGGAGAAGTCTTCGAGCGCAATCTCGGCTCCGGTTCGCCCATCGGCCTCGATCGCCGTCTCAACGCGCTCTGGACCAAGGGCGGGCTGATGTATGCACCCCCGGTGCGGTGA
- the metC gene encoding cystathionine beta-lyase produces MSETKGQSGRKKRSRTRLAHAGRDPSQQFGFVNTPIYRGSTVLFPDTASLLANRGAYTYATKGTPTTHALEEAWIDVAGAADAVAVPSGLAAITLALLTALKAGDHLLVTDSCYLPARMFCDTVLKRLGVETTYYDPRIGAGVAALMRPNTTAVLTESPGSQTLEVQDVPAIAEVAHARGACVILDNTWATPLFFPPHERGVDLAIEAGTKYLAGHSDLLLGLVSANEKWAKRLRAAYNAFAMCPGPEDVFLALRGMRTMELRLREAERAGLDIAHWLAGREEVAEVIHPAFENHPDHALWKRDFLGSTGLFSFILKPVPPAAVAAMLDGLELFGLGYSWGGFESLALPFDCASYRTATAWAPGGPAIRLSIGLEDIDDLKEDLDTGFARLRAAAQKA; encoded by the coding sequence ATGAGCGAGACTAAAGGACAATCTGGGCGAAAAAAGCGAAGCCGCACCCGTCTCGCCCATGCCGGGCGCGACCCCTCGCAACAATTCGGCTTCGTGAACACGCCGATCTATCGCGGCTCCACCGTGCTCTTTCCCGATACGGCGTCGCTGCTCGCCAATCGCGGCGCCTATACCTACGCCACCAAGGGCACGCCGACGACGCATGCGCTGGAAGAGGCCTGGATCGACGTCGCCGGCGCGGCGGATGCGGTCGCCGTCCCCTCCGGCCTCGCGGCCATCACCCTCGCGCTGCTGACGGCGCTGAAGGCGGGCGACCATCTGCTGGTGACCGATTCCTGCTATCTGCCGGCGCGCATGTTCTGCGACACGGTGCTGAAGCGCCTCGGCGTCGAAACCACATATTATGATCCGCGCATCGGCGCCGGCGTCGCTGCGCTGATGCGGCCGAACACGACGGCCGTTTTGACCGAATCGCCCGGCTCGCAGACGCTGGAGGTGCAGGACGTTCCCGCCATCGCCGAGGTCGCCCATGCGAGAGGCGCCTGCGTGATCCTCGACAATACTTGGGCGACGCCGCTGTTCTTTCCGCCGCACGAGCGCGGCGTGGACCTCGCGATCGAAGCGGGCACCAAATATCTCGCCGGCCATTCCGATCTTCTGCTCGGCCTCGTCTCGGCGAATGAGAAATGGGCCAAGCGCCTGCGTGCGGCCTACAACGCTTTCGCCATGTGTCCCGGCCCGGAGGACGTCTTCCTCGCTCTGCGCGGCATGCGGACGATGGAATTGCGCCTGCGCGAGGCCGAACGCGCAGGGCTCGACATCGCCCACTGGCTCGCCGGGCGTGAGGAGGTCGCGGAGGTGATCCATCCCGCCTTCGAGAACCATCCCGACCACGCTCTGTGGAAGCGCGACTTTCTCGGCTCGACGGGCTTGTTCTCCTTCATTCTGAAGCCGGTCCCGCCGGCCGCCGTCGCCGCAATGCTCGATGGGCTGGAGCTGTTCGGCCTCGGCTATTCCTGGGGCGGCTTCGAGAGCCTGGCGCTGCCTTTCGACTGCGCCTCCTATCGCACCGCGACAGCGTGGGCTCCCGGCGGTCCGGCGATACGTCTCTCGATCGGGCTTGAGGATATCGACGATCTGAAGGAGGATCTCGACACCGGCTTCGCGCGCCTGCGCGCCGCCGCGCAGAAAGCATAA
- a CDS encoding DUF2478 domain-containing protein, producing MTLYATLPRSAPIAALPGEPSAQAQALIADFARRLAESGARVAGVTQARVLDEATGRSRIVLRDVADGALYAISQDLGAGSVACNLDSSELALACAAIERRVAEGVDLVVISKFSKQEAARGGLSDAFRAAMLAKVPVVTAVSPHYVEEWRAFAGPLAEFLEHDFDALSSWWERAQKAQLTRAE from the coding sequence ATGACCCTTTACGCAACCTTGCCCCGCTCGGCGCCGATTGCCGCTTTGCCAGGAGAACCGAGCGCGCAGGCTCAAGCGCTGATCGCGGATTTCGCGCGGCGTCTCGCCGAGAGCGGCGCCCGCGTCGCCGGCGTCACCCAGGCGCGCGTGCTCGACGAGGCGACCGGCCGCAGCCGCATCGTGCTGCGCGACGTCGCCGATGGCGCGCTCTACGCGATCTCGCAGGATCTCGGCGCAGGCTCGGTCGCCTGCAATCTCGACTCGAGCGAGTTGGCGCTCGCTTGCGCCGCGATCGAGCGGCGCGTCGCCGAGGGCGTCGACCTCGTGGTCATCAGCAAATTCAGCAAGCAGGAGGCTGCGCGCGGCGGCTTGAGCGACGCCTTCCGCGCCGCGATGCTCGCCAAGGTTCCAGTGGTGACGGCCGTCTCTCCGCATTATGTGGAAGAGTGGCGCGCATTCGCCGGCCCGCTGGCCGAATTCCTCGAGCACGATTTCGACGCGCTCTCGTCTTGGTGGGAGCGCGCGCAAAAGGCTCAGCTCACGCGCGCGGAGTGA
- a CDS encoding VWA domain-containing protein, which yields MEAFIREARRVDASAERGRLIFALDATMSRQPTWDLAQSLQGRMFETTSALGGLDVQLVFFRGFGECRASDFVGGGQGLAALMAKISCRGGRTQIAKVFRHALEETGARRIGALVFVGDAMEENVDELCELAGRLGLLGVKAFMFHEGGDAEAGSAFREIARLTGGAYAAFDAGAPRRLAELLSAAAAYAAGGLAELERRATKGEDAARLLLSQMG from the coding sequence GTGGAGGCGTTCATTCGGGAGGCGCGGCGCGTCGACGCCTCGGCCGAGCGGGGCCGGCTGATCTTCGCGCTCGACGCCACGATGAGCCGCCAGCCGACATGGGATCTCGCGCAATCTTTGCAGGGACGCATGTTCGAGACGACGTCCGCGCTCGGCGGGCTCGATGTGCAGCTCGTGTTCTTTCGCGGCTTCGGCGAATGCCGAGCCTCGGATTTCGTCGGCGGCGGGCAGGGGCTCGCGGCCTTGATGGCGAAAATCTCCTGCCGCGGCGGCCGCACGCAGATCGCCAAGGTGTTTCGCCACGCGCTCGAGGAGACGGGCGCGCGCCGCATCGGCGCTCTGGTCTTCGTCGGCGACGCGATGGAGGAAAATGTCGACGAGCTCTGCGAACTCGCCGGCCGCCTCGGCCTTCTCGGCGTCAAGGCCTTCATGTTCCATGAGGGCGGCGACGCCGAAGCCGGCTCCGCCTTTCGCGAGATCGCGCGGTTGACCGGCGGAGCCTATGCCGCATTCGACGCCGGAGCGCCGCGCCGTCTCGCCGAGCTTCTGTCCGCTGCGGCCGCTTATGCCGCGGGCGGGCTGGCCGAGCTCGAACGGCGCGCTACAAAAGGCGAAGACGCCGCCCGTCTTCTTTTGTCACAGATGGGGTGA
- a CDS encoding DnaJ domain-containing protein has product MPVLIGFLALVLALYGLRVFTRASPAAMARMIRKGGGAATIALGLFFILRGRIDIGLVLTSVGMWLYGAFSRGVKRFGHASAGGGMSRVRSAMIEMELDHSSGAIRGTILAGKDEGKRLDALTRSAVMELYRHCRSVDPEGARLLEVYLDRRFAGWRQTGDGRRDAGGADAGGVGPGRRGGTISEDEAYEILGLKKGAARQDIARAHRDLMKKLHPDHGGTTDLAARVNEAKDVLMRRHHH; this is encoded by the coding sequence ATGCCCGTTCTGATCGGATTTCTCGCATTGGTCTTGGCGCTCTACGGATTGCGCGTGTTCACACGCGCTTCGCCTGCGGCGATGGCTCGCATGATTCGCAAAGGCGGCGGCGCCGCGACGATCGCGCTCGGCCTGTTCTTCATTCTGCGCGGACGCATAGACATCGGCCTGGTGCTGACCTCTGTCGGCATGTGGCTCTATGGCGCCTTCTCGCGCGGGGTGAAGCGCTTCGGCCATGCGAGCGCGGGCGGCGGCATGTCGCGTGTGCGCTCCGCCATGATCGAGATGGAGCTCGACCATTCGAGCGGCGCCATCCGCGGCACGATCCTCGCCGGCAAGGACGAGGGCAAGAGACTGGACGCGCTCACCCGATCGGCGGTGATGGAGCTCTACCGCCATTGCCGCAGCGTCGATCCGGAAGGGGCGCGTCTCTTAGAGGTGTATCTGGACCGCCGGTTTGCCGGCTGGCGTCAGACAGGAGACGGTCGACGCGACGCGGGGGGCGCCGATGCGGGCGGCGTCGGACCAGGCCGCCGCGGCGGCACGATTTCGGAAGATGAGGCCTATGAAATTCTGGGCCTCAAAAAGGGAGCGGCGCGCCAGGACATTGCGCGGGCGCACCGCGATTTGATGAAGAAGCTTCATCCGGACCATGGCGGGACGACCGATCTCGCGGCCCGGGTCAACGAAGCCAAAGATGTCCTCATGCGTCGTCATCATCATTGA
- a CDS encoding DUF817 domain-containing protein: MSEVTDRDSLDPRVSAAAQWAPLARFAVAEARLARWAAQRPLRRLGYEFLRFGVKQAWSCLFGFLMIALLIGTHFVYPRDVFLERYDFLFLAALAIQALLIATRFESLQEAKVILLFHLVGTIMEVFKTAVGSWVYPEPAFFRIGGVPLFTGFMYAAIGSYMMRAWMIFDFRFIGHPPVWTVAALAGAIYVNFFLHHYLWDLRILLFAATAALFARTWIYYRVHHSWRSMPLLLAALLAAIFIWSAENIGTFTRTWLYPNQLAVWSPVGPAKLGSWFLLQIVSYALVVSVKPPRAPDAGPLELSRDRHRRRLEDHSARVS, translated from the coding sequence GTGAGCGAGGTGACAGATCGCGACAGTCTCGATCCGCGCGTGAGCGCGGCGGCGCAATGGGCTCCGCTCGCGCGTTTCGCCGTCGCCGAGGCGCGGCTCGCGCGCTGGGCGGCGCAGCGGCCGCTGCGCCGTCTCGGTTACGAGTTTCTACGCTTCGGCGTGAAGCAGGCATGGTCCTGCCTCTTCGGCTTTCTGATGATCGCGCTGCTCATCGGGACGCATTTCGTCTATCCGCGCGACGTTTTCCTCGAGCGCTACGACTTTCTGTTTCTCGCGGCGCTCGCCATTCAGGCGTTGCTGATCGCGACGCGCTTCGAGAGCCTGCAGGAGGCGAAAGTCATTCTGTTGTTTCATCTCGTCGGGACGATCATGGAGGTCTTCAAGACTGCGGTCGGCTCCTGGGTCTATCCCGAGCCCGCCTTTTTCCGCATCGGCGGCGTGCCGCTCTTCACCGGATTCATGTATGCGGCGATCGGCAGCTACATGATGCGCGCCTGGATGATCTTCGATTTCCGCTTCATCGGCCATCCGCCTGTGTGGACGGTGGCGGCGCTCGCCGGCGCGATCTACGTCAATTTCTTCCTTCACCACTATCTTTGGGATTTGCGCATTCTGCTGTTCGCGGCGACGGCGGCGCTTTTTGCGCGCACATGGATCTATTACCGCGTTCATCATTCCTGGCGATCGATGCCGTTGCTGCTCGCGGCTCTGCTGGCCGCGATCTTCATCTGGTCGGCGGAGAATATCGGAACCTTCACGCGCACATGGCTCTATCCGAACCAGCTCGCGGTCTGGTCTCCGGTCGGCCCGGCGAAGCTCGGCTCCTGGTTCCTGCTGCAGATCGTGAGCTATGCGCTGGTCGTGAGCGTCAAGCCGCCGCGCGCGCCGGACGCCGGGCCGCTGGAGCTATCGCGTGACCGGCATCGCCGCCGTTTGGAGGATCACTCCGCGCGCGTGAGCTGA